GGACGCCGACGGGCGGGGTGCCCAGCCAGTGGGCCTGTCCGTCGCGTGCGGTGAGGGTGGCGGCGCTGCGTACCCCGATGAAGGAGTAGCGCGACCAGGTGCGGCCGTTCTCCGCGGATTCGAGCAGGAAGGTGCCGGTGCGCTCGCCCGCGAGTTTGCGGTAGAGCCCGACCGGGGTGTCGCCGTCCGCGAGGAGTCTGCGGCTGACGGGGATGACACGCCGGTCGACGGCCAGCTTGCGGAAGGTACCGAGATCCATGGCGGCTGACCCTACTGCGTGAGCGGAAGGACGTCGGCGTCGAAGCAGGTGCGGTCGCCGGTGTGGCAGGCGGCACCCGTCTGGTCGACCTTGACGAGGACGGTGTCGGCGTCGCAGTCCAGGGCGACGGACTTGACCTGCTGGATGTGGCCCGAGGTGTCGCCCTTGACCCAGTACTCCTGGCGGCTGCGGGACCAGTAGGTGCAGCGGCCGGTGGTGAGGGTGCGGTGCAGGGCCTCGTCATCCATCCAGCCGAGCATCAGCACCTCGCCGGTGTCGTACTGCTGGGCGATGGCCGGGACGAGGCCGTCGGCACCGCGCTTGAGGCGGGCCGCGATGGCCGGGTCGAGGTTGCCGGACGGCGGCGGAGTGCTGGGCGTGGGCTCGCTGGTCATGCGCCCATTGTGCCGTGGCCGCGGATGCGGTTCCGTGCGGCGTCC
This sequence is a window from Streptomyces sp. NBC_01217. Protein-coding genes within it:
- the hisI gene encoding phosphoribosyl-AMP cyclohydrolase gives rise to the protein MTSEPTPSTPPPSGNLDPAIAARLKRGADGLVPAIAQQYDTGEVLMLGWMDDEALHRTLTTGRCTYWSRSRQEYWVKGDTSGHIQQVKSVALDCDADTVLVKVDQTGAACHTGDRTCFDADVLPLTQ